The Rhinopithecus roxellana isolate Shanxi Qingling chromosome 13, ASM756505v1, whole genome shotgun sequence genome contains a region encoding:
- the FOXRED2 gene encoding FAD-dependent oxidoreductase domain-containing protein 2: MGLSAVAPLWGPPGLLLAIALHPALSVPLRRDYCVLGAGPAGLQMAYFLQHAGRDYEVFERAPRPGSFFTRYPRHRKLISINKRYTGKANAEFNLRHDWNSLLSHDPRLLFRHYSRAYFPDAHDMVRYLGDFADTLGLRIQYNTTIAHVTLDKDRRAWNGHYFILTDQKGQVHQCSVLLVATGLSVPNQVDFPGSENVEGYESVSIDPEDFIGQNVLILGRGNSAFETAENILGVTNFIHMLSRSRVRLSWATHYVGDLRAINNGLLDTYQLKSLDGLLESDLRDLAILKDSKGKFHVTLKFFLEEASTNQSTDAITLPQDDNDNFAMRVPYDRVIRCLGWNFDFSIFNKSLRLNSGNAFGKKYPLIRASYESKGSRGLFILGTASHSVDYRKSAGGFIHGFRYTVRAVHRLLEHRHHSVAWPATELPITQLTSSIVRRVNEASGLYQMFGVLADVILLKENAMAFEYLEEFPIQMLAQLETLTGRKARHGLFVINMEYGRNFSGPDKDVFFDDRSVGHTEDAWQSNFLHPVIYYYRYLPTEQEVRFRPAHWPLPRPTAIHHIVEDFLTDWTAPIGHILPLRRFLENCLDTDLRSFYAESCFLFALTRQKLPPFCQQGYLRMQGLMSTESLWQHRVESRLLRDDAPTGRDLEDSSQQPGDQELLGAPLAPGPLAQSLDSNKEEL; encoded by the exons ATGGGCCTCTCCGCTGTGGCCCCGCTGTGGGGCCCCCCGGGGCTGCTCCTGGCCATCGCCCTGCACCCAGCGCTGTCGGTACCCCTGCGCCGGGACTACTGCGTGCTGGGCGCTGGGCCCGCGGGCCTGCAGATGGCCTACTTCCTGCAGCACGCTGGACGCGACTATGAAGTGTTCGAGCGCGCCCCGCGGCCCGGCAGCTTCTTCACGCGCTACCCGCGGCACCGCAAGCTCATCAGCATCAACAAGCGGTACACTGGCAAGGCTAACGCCGAGTTCAACCTCCGCCACGACTGGAACTCTCTGCTCAGCCACGACCCCCGGCTGCTCTTCAGACACTACTCACGTGCCTACTTCCCCGACGCCCACGACATGGTGCGCTACCTGGGTGACTTCGCGGACACACTGGGGCTCCGTATCCAGTACAACACCACCATCGCCCACGTCACTCTGGACAAGGACCGACGGGCCTGGAATGGCCACTACTTCATCCTAACCGACCAGAAGGGCCAGGTGCACCAGTGCAG CGTCCTCCTTGTAGCCACTGGTTTATCAGTCCCCAACCAGGTTGACTTCCCTGGCTCCGAAAATGTGGAGGGTTACGAGTCTGTGTCCATAGACCCTGAGGACTTTATAGGCCAGAATGTGCTGATCCTGGGCCGTGGGAACTCAGCCTTTGAGACGGCAGAGAACATCTTGGGTGTCACAAACTTTATCCACATGCTCAGCCGCTCCCGGGTCCGTCTGTCCTGGGCCACCCACTACGTTGGAGACCTCAG AGCCATCAACAATGGCCTGCTGGATACCTACCAGCTGAAGTCCCTGGATGGGCTGCTCGAGTCTGACCTGAGGGATCTGGCCATCCTGAAGGATAGCAAAGGCAAGTTCCATGTCACCTTGAAATTCTTCCTGGAAGAAGCCAGCACCAACCAGAGTACCGACGCCATCACCCTCCCCCAGGACGACAATGACAACTTTGCCATGCGCGTGCCCTATGACCGGGTCATCCGCTGCCTGGGCTGGAACTTTGACTTCTCCATTTTCAATAA GTCTCTCCGACTTAACTCGGGAAATGCATTCGGCAAGAAGTACCCTCTAATTCGAGCTAGCTACGAATCCAAAGGAAGCCGGGGTCTGTTTATCCTGGGTACCGCCAGCCACTCGGTGGACTACCGGAAATCTGCTGGGGGCTTCATCCACGGATTCCGATATACAG TGCGTGCTGTTCACCGGCTCCTGGAGCACCGCCACCACAGCGTCGCCTGGCCTGCCACTGAGCTCCCCATCACACAGCTGACCAGCTCCATCGTGCGGCGCGTGAATGAGGCTTCTGGGCTCTACCAGATGTTCGGTGTGCTGGCCGACGTCATCCTGTTGAAAGA GAATGCCATGGCCTTTGAGTACCTGGAGGAGTTCCCCATACAGATGCTGGCCCAACTGGAGACACTCACAGGGAGGAAGGCGAGGCACGGGCTCTTCGTCATTAACATGGAATATGGCAGAAATTTCTCTGGCCCCGACAAGGACGTCTTCTTTGATGACCGGTCTGTGGGGCACACGGAAGACGCCTGGCAGTCTAACTTCCTCCATCCTGTCATCTACTACTACAGATACCTCCCCACCG aACAGGAGGTGAGGTTCCGCCCTGCACACTGGCCCCTGCCTCGGCCCACGGCCATCCACCACATCGTGGAAGACTTCTTAACAGACTGGACCGCCCCGATCGGGCACATCCTACCTCTGAGGCGCTTCCTGGAGAACTGTTTGGACACCGATTTGCGAAGCTTCTATGCAG AGTCCTGCTTCCTGTTCGCCCTCACGCGCCAGAAGCTGCCACCCTTTTGCCAGCAGGGGTACCTGAGGATGCAGGGACTCATGAGTACCGAGAGCCTTTGGCAGCACAGAGTGGAGAGCAGGCTCCTACGGGACGATGCCCCCACGGGCAGGGACCTGGAGGACAGCAGCCAGCAGCCTGGCGACCAAGAGCTACTAGGTGCCCCCCTGGCTCCAGGGCCCCTGGCTCAGTCCCTCGATAGCAACAAAGAGGAACTCTGA